The Lewinellaceae bacterium genome includes a region encoding these proteins:
- a CDS encoding ATP-binding cassette domain-containing protein has translation MPTILEINNLTKQFGRLTAVNHLSLNIEKGSVFGMLGPNGSGKTTTLGMLLGVTKPTSGTFSWFGKGESHEMRKNIGAILEQPVFYPYMTGIQNLGLVCQIKGAEKNRIEEVLEIVGLSGRGHDKFKGYSLGMKQRLAIAAALINDPEVLVLDEPTNGLDPQGIFDIRQLIRQIAQTGKTIILASHLLDEVQKVCTDFCVLQTGNLIYQGIVEADFAKSTTIELVAEDMQTLIEALQKIPGVDEIEEKDGKVIVRGTLQLNSLTINKYLVEKGIVLTHLHTLKKSLEEQFMEILSEEALGH, from the coding sequence ATGCCAACTATACTTGAGATCAACAACCTGACAAAACAATTCGGAAGGCTCACCGCTGTTAACCACCTCAGCCTTAACATTGAAAAAGGATCTGTTTTTGGAATGCTCGGTCCTAACGGGAGCGGCAAGACGACCACCCTTGGGATGTTATTGGGGGTCACTAAACCTACTTCGGGCACTTTTTCGTGGTTTGGAAAAGGAGAATCCCATGAAATGCGGAAAAATATTGGCGCTATCCTCGAACAGCCTGTTTTTTATCCGTACATGACCGGAATTCAAAACCTGGGCCTGGTTTGCCAGATCAAAGGGGCTGAAAAAAACAGAATAGAGGAAGTACTTGAAATTGTAGGGCTCTCCGGCAGAGGACACGATAAGTTCAAAGGATACTCCCTTGGCATGAAACAGCGTCTGGCTATTGCGGCAGCCCTCATCAACGATCCGGAAGTACTCGTACTGGACGAGCCCACCAACGGCCTGGATCCCCAGGGTATTTTTGATATCCGTCAACTGATCAGACAGATTGCCCAGACGGGTAAAACCATCATCCTGGCCAGCCACCTGCTCGACGAAGTGCAGAAAGTATGTACAGATTTTTGCGTACTTCAGACCGGTAACCTCATTTACCAGGGGATTGTAGAAGCAGATTTTGCCAAAAGCACCACCATCGAGCTCGTTGCAGAAGATATGCAAACACTTATTGAAGCGCTGCAAAAAATTCCCGGGGTGGATGAAATTGAAGAAAAAGACGGTAAGGTAATTGTCAGAGGAACCCTTCAGTTGAATAGCCTGACCATCAATAAATATTTGGTGGAAAAAGGAATTGTCCTCACTCATTTACATACCCTCAAAAAAAGCCTCGAAGAACAATTTATGGAAATCCTGAGTGAAGAAGCTTTAGGGCATTAA
- a CDS encoding DUF4465 domain-containing protein — protein MKCLFTLFLLSGTLWSVAQTPSTFESYEIQADTFLNGMDSAVYQDGDADFPSFFDSLFSYWASGWAISSMTDGETSGYANLYSAKPGSGVHKSMNYAVGQQNAIIRLTGAATAQPLRGVYLTNTTYTHNSMRDGDGFAKKFGGDSGDEPDYFKLKIQPYAQGQLFPDSVTFYLADYTFEDNDQDYIVNEWTWLDLSSLSANVPFGTIDSLLFTLSSTDVGDWGINTPLFFCMDDFNSETPLEVLTVNRPSLSLEVFPNPATDRVTVIVSSGDPIVGEARILRADGTIVATQTIPSNPMAFDLSKFPAGVYYLNITNGNEAGICKILKI, from the coding sequence ATGAAGTGCCTTTTTACTTTGTTTTTACTATCAGGTACCTTATGGTCGGTAGCACAAACGCCCTCCACCTTCGAATCTTACGAAATCCAGGCAGATACTTTTTTAAATGGTATGGATAGTGCGGTTTACCAGGATGGGGATGCCGATTTTCCTTCGTTCTTTGATTCACTTTTCTCATACTGGGCCTCCGGGTGGGCTATTTCCAGCATGACGGATGGCGAAACCTCGGGATATGCCAACCTCTACAGTGCCAAACCGGGTAGTGGGGTTCATAAAAGCATGAATTATGCGGTAGGGCAGCAAAATGCGATCATACGTCTGACCGGGGCAGCGACGGCCCAACCGCTCCGAGGGGTTTATCTTACCAATACCACTTACACCCATAACAGCATGAGGGACGGGGATGGTTTTGCCAAAAAATTTGGGGGAGATTCCGGAGACGAGCCCGATTATTTTAAACTGAAGATTCAGCCCTACGCCCAGGGACAATTGTTTCCGGACAGTGTAACATTCTACCTGGCGGATTACACTTTTGAGGACAATGACCAGGATTACATCGTCAATGAATGGACCTGGTTGGACCTCTCCTCCCTCAGTGCCAATGTACCTTTTGGGACCATCGACAGCCTCTTGTTTACCCTATCCTCCACTGATGTAGGGGACTGGGGGATCAATACCCCGCTATTTTTTTGTATGGATGATTTCAATAGCGAAACACCCCTGGAAGTCCTGACGGTGAACCGGCCATCACTTTCTCTGGAAGTTTTTCCAAATCCGGCAACTGATAGGGTGACGGTAATCGTGTCTTCCGGAGATCCCATCGTTGGTGAGGCCCGGATTCTAAGGGCCGATGGCACAATAGTGGCCACTCAAACCATTCCCTCCAACCCAATGGCTTTTGATCTGTCAAAATTTCCCGCCGGGGTTTATTACCTTAATATTACCAATGGAAATGAGGCAGGCATTTGTAAAATTTTAAAAATATAA
- a CDS encoding TonB-dependent receptor, whose translation MKFLFIFLSLFSFTDLLFAQQEVDTLLLLPKVLVSESLRISREEGRDWERTDSSMTERLALQNLGDLLAAAHNVFVKNYGPSGISSSSIRGGSASHTAILWNGVNIQNPMLGQTDLSLFPVVLADDISWSPGGAATANIQGALGGAIQMKNRFDQHAPRIMMQNAVGSFGAFTNAARVQYGQGKVTGITRIYYHQAKNDFPYLDLHGTPRKVDHAQLKQYGIIQEARFSRRPGSEWDVHLWQQHSYRELPANRLQLKSVAGQEDNALRTILKWKKWTDKHAFSATAAYISDQLNYRDTIAGIQSESQSNTLSVKGAEQFYPAFGSFHLSVGYQRIWVNSNNYDFMPLRNAWTGNMTFRKTGESRKWSGEVSLAASYADGYFQPLLPALVLKWMPSRWVTAKTSMIRNFRLPTFNDLYWVPGGNPELKPERSWSYEAGIIMTPLTKKGKSTYGGSLIAFFRSVDNWILWLPGPSVWSPENARNVWSRGLEAESYVKKEIGKWLWRIDARYSFIRSTNIKAADFAQATLGKQLIYQPAHTGGASLIIRYHQITLYYAHRWSGAIFTTSDNSQSLIGYSVGDIHLDRMFKFNRNTFTLSATVFNCWNKNYEVVEYYPMPGRHFQLKISTNIQ comes from the coding sequence ATGAAATTTTTGTTTATTTTCTTGTCCTTATTTTCTTTTACTGACCTGCTTTTTGCCCAGCAGGAAGTGGATACCCTGTTGTTATTACCCAAGGTTTTGGTCAGTGAATCTTTAAGGATTTCCAGAGAGGAAGGCAGGGATTGGGAAAGGACGGATTCTTCCATGACTGAACGGTTGGCTTTGCAAAACCTGGGTGATCTGCTGGCCGCCGCCCATAATGTTTTTGTGAAAAATTACGGACCCTCAGGCATCAGTAGTTCTTCTATTCGCGGGGGAAGTGCTTCCCATACGGCCATCTTATGGAATGGCGTCAATATTCAAAATCCTATGCTTGGGCAAACCGACCTCTCCCTGTTCCCCGTAGTCCTGGCCGATGATATTTCATGGTCCCCCGGAGGAGCGGCTACTGCCAATATCCAGGGTGCCCTGGGCGGGGCCATTCAAATGAAAAACAGGTTTGATCAACATGCCCCCAGGATAATGATGCAAAACGCAGTGGGGAGTTTTGGGGCCTTCACAAACGCAGCCCGGGTGCAGTATGGACAGGGAAAAGTAACGGGGATTACCCGGATTTATTACCATCAGGCCAAAAATGACTTTCCATACCTTGACCTTCATGGAACTCCCCGGAAAGTGGATCATGCGCAGTTGAAACAATATGGAATTATCCAGGAGGCCCGATTTAGCCGCCGTCCCGGTTCGGAATGGGATGTTCACTTATGGCAACAACATTCTTATAGAGAATTGCCTGCCAACAGGCTTCAGTTAAAGAGTGTAGCCGGGCAGGAAGACAATGCTTTACGAACTATCCTCAAATGGAAAAAGTGGACAGATAAACACGCCTTTTCAGCCACTGCGGCCTACATATCGGATCAGTTGAATTATCGGGATACTATTGCCGGGATCCAATCGGAATCCCAATCGAATACCCTTAGTGTTAAAGGGGCCGAGCAGTTTTATCCGGCCTTTGGAAGTTTCCACCTGAGCGTAGGATATCAAAGGATCTGGGTAAATTCCAATAACTATGATTTTATGCCGCTCCGAAATGCGTGGACAGGGAATATGACTTTCAGGAAAACCGGGGAAAGCCGGAAGTGGAGCGGGGAAGTCAGCCTGGCAGCAAGTTATGCTGATGGTTATTTCCAACCATTATTGCCGGCTTTAGTCTTAAAATGGATGCCCAGTAGATGGGTGACCGCCAAAACTTCAATGATTCGTAATTTCCGTCTGCCCACCTTCAATGACCTTTATTGGGTGCCGGGAGGCAATCCGGAACTCAAGCCTGAAAGAAGCTGGAGTTATGAAGCTGGGATCATAATGACCCCCTTGACAAAAAAAGGCAAGTCCACTTACGGAGGCAGCCTCATTGCGTTTTTCCGATCCGTTGATAACTGGATTTTATGGCTTCCTGGTCCATCGGTCTGGTCTCCCGAAAATGCAAGGAACGTCTGGAGCAGGGGACTGGAGGCCGAAAGTTATGTCAAAAAAGAGATCGGGAAATGGCTATGGAGAATAGACGCCCGCTACAGTTTTATCCGCTCGACCAATATAAAAGCGGCAGATTTCGCGCAGGCCACCCTGGGTAAACAACTCATTTATCAACCGGCTCATACGGGAGGGGCGAGCCTGATCATCCGTTATCACCAAATTACGCTTTATTATGCCCATAGGTGGAGCGGAGCCATTTTTACCACCAGTGATAATTCGCAATCCCTTATTGGCTATTCGGTGGGCGATATACACCTGGACCGAATGTTTAAATTCAACAGGAATACCTTCACCTTATCGGCAACTGTATTCAACTGTTGGAACAAAAATTATGAGGTGGTGGAATATTATCCTATGCCCGGGAGACATTTTCAATTAAAAATTTCAACAAACATCCAATAA
- a CDS encoding response regulator transcription factor: MKRAIIIEDEINGLNNLKNMLAENCPDIEVIGDAGSIAEGLELLANPPIEPDVAFLDISLPDGLVFQLLNQIRPIEFDIIFITAYEEYAIKACEYSSIGYVLKPIDPDALKEAVSRIGSQKNSETERRLDVFNTYYNNPNAFTKMSISALDGIYFVNIKDIVRFEAEDNYTHIYLESGERITASKTIKAYEELLAPFNFYRVHKRHVINLNYMRKFVKGDGGYLIMDDEMKIEVSRRRRPAFMERMKRLHGGV; the protein is encoded by the coding sequence GTGAAAAGAGCAATTATCATTGAAGACGAAATCAACGGTTTAAACAACCTTAAAAACATGCTGGCGGAAAATTGTCCAGATATTGAGGTGATCGGTGATGCCGGCAGTATTGCCGAGGGGCTCGAATTATTGGCCAATCCACCGATAGAACCGGATGTTGCCTTTCTCGACATCAGTTTGCCTGATGGTTTGGTTTTTCAACTATTAAATCAGATCAGGCCCATTGAATTCGATATCATTTTCATCACGGCTTATGAAGAATATGCCATCAAAGCTTGTGAATACAGTTCCATAGGGTATGTATTAAAACCCATTGACCCTGATGCTTTAAAAGAAGCCGTGTCGCGAATTGGTTCGCAGAAGAACAGTGAAACAGAGCGCCGGCTGGATGTATTCAACACCTATTACAACAATCCAAACGCCTTTACCAAAATGAGCATTTCCGCTCTGGATGGTATCTATTTTGTCAACATCAAGGATATCGTCAGGTTTGAGGCAGAAGACAATTATACGCATATTTACCTGGAAAGCGGGGAACGTATTACAGCTTCCAAAACGATCAAGGCTTACGAAGAACTGCTTGCTCCTTTTAACTTTTATCGCGTACACAAACGTCATGTCATCAACCTGAACTATATGCGCAAATTCGTCAAAGGTGACGGTGGTTACCTCATCATGGACGATGAAATGAAGATCGAAGTATCCCGCCGCCGCAGGCCTGCCTTTATGGAAAGAATGAAACGGTTACACGGAGGCGTTTAG
- the smpB gene encoding SsrA-binding protein SmpB has product MAEKKKSTIEIVNRKATHDFLFQATLEAGILLTGTEIKSVRKGNANLRDAYCTFKKGELFVNSMFIGEYKFGNIHNHEPRRLRKLLLKKAELRKWEKRVKEKGFTIVPYKIYISERGLAKVEIALAQGKKSFDKRDSIKEKDNKRDMDRLNKIKL; this is encoded by the coding sequence ATGGCAGAAAAGAAGAAAAGTACAATAGAGATCGTCAACCGGAAGGCAACCCACGACTTCCTCTTCCAGGCAACGCTGGAAGCAGGAATCCTATTGACAGGAACGGAGATCAAGTCTGTCCGCAAGGGAAATGCGAACCTTAGAGATGCTTATTGTACTTTCAAAAAAGGAGAATTGTTTGTCAACAGCATGTTTATCGGAGAATATAAATTCGGCAATATCCACAACCATGAACCTCGCCGCCTGCGAAAACTCCTCCTCAAAAAAGCCGAACTCCGCAAATGGGAAAAACGTGTAAAGGAAAAAGGCTTTACCATTGTTCCCTACAAAATATATATTTCCGAAAGGGGATTAGCGAAGGTAGAAATCGCCCTGGCTCAGGGTAAAAAATCTTTTGACAAACGGGATTCCATCAAAGAAAAAGACAATAAGAGAGACATGGACCGGTTGAACAAAATAAAATTGTAG
- a CDS encoding sodium:solute symporter, translating to MHAFDWIVMMGTMLVIVFYGVYQSRNIKSSKSYLMGDRDLPWWTIGLSVMATQASAITFLSTPGQAYEDGMRFAQFYFGLPVAMVFLCIFILPIYYRLNVTTAYEFLEGRFDLKTRTLTAILFLVQRGLAAGITIYAPAIILSTILGWSLGFTVFFIGLIVIFYTVSGGTKAVSVTQKQQMIVILGGMAIAAYIVVAKLPDGIGFEDAVNIAGKMGKLNVVDFTFDLSNRYNFWSGMLGGVFLFVSYFGTDQSQVSRYLSGKSLTQSRLGLLFNGLVKVPMQFLVLFVGILVFVFFLFTKPPVHFNEANLNSLKGSPFEAEFHHLEADYDKIYDLKEAESRALIKAIKNKDEQTVKASTKTLKSLQAQDIDIRKKVEDLIAMENPLAKTKDTDYIFVTFVLHYLPIGLVGLLLAVIFSAAMSSTSAELNALAATTVVDLYRRSIVKDKDDTHYLKASKWFTLVWGGIALLFAVLADLSENLIQLVNIIGSLFYGVILGVFMVAFFIKWIKGKAIFIAAIITEIFILIIFTLRMMEIIEIAYLWLNLIGCIVTIIVATIIQMSLPTNPAVLDGKEGD from the coding sequence ATGCACGCATTTGACTGGATTGTAATGATGGGAACCATGTTGGTCATCGTTTTTTATGGTGTCTATCAATCACGTAACATAAAAAGCTCCAAAAGCTATCTCATGGGAGATCGTGACCTCCCATGGTGGACGATAGGACTCTCGGTAATGGCTACCCAGGCCAGCGCCATTACCTTTCTTTCCACGCCCGGGCAGGCTTATGAAGACGGCATGCGGTTTGCCCAGTTTTATTTCGGACTGCCCGTTGCCATGGTATTTCTCTGCATTTTTATTTTGCCCATTTATTACCGGCTTAATGTGACCACCGCCTATGAATTCCTTGAAGGGCGTTTTGATCTGAAAACAAGAACCCTCACCGCTATTTTATTTTTGGTCCAGCGCGGACTGGCCGCCGGAATCACCATTTATGCTCCGGCTATCATTCTCTCGACTATCCTGGGATGGAGCCTTGGATTTACGGTGTTTTTTATCGGGCTCATCGTTATATTTTATACGGTATCCGGAGGCACCAAAGCAGTGAGTGTGACCCAGAAACAACAGATGATCGTCATTTTAGGCGGTATGGCTATTGCAGCCTATATCGTGGTCGCCAAACTCCCGGACGGGATTGGTTTTGAAGATGCCGTGAACATTGCCGGAAAAATGGGTAAACTCAATGTGGTGGATTTTACCTTTGACCTTTCCAATCGATACAATTTTTGGTCGGGTATGCTGGGAGGTGTATTTCTTTTCGTTTCCTACTTCGGGACCGACCAGTCCCAGGTTTCCCGCTACCTCTCCGGAAAATCACTGACCCAATCCAGGCTGGGCTTGTTATTTAACGGCCTGGTCAAGGTACCTATGCAGTTCCTGGTCTTATTTGTGGGGATACTGGTTTTTGTCTTTTTCCTGTTCACCAAACCCCCTGTACATTTTAACGAAGCCAATTTAAACAGCCTCAAAGGATCGCCTTTTGAAGCCGAATTTCATCACCTGGAAGCCGATTACGACAAGATTTATGACCTTAAGGAAGCCGAATCACGGGCCCTGATCAAAGCCATTAAGAATAAAGACGAACAGACCGTCAAAGCTTCCACCAAAACCTTAAAATCACTTCAGGCCCAGGACATTGACATCAGGAAAAAAGTGGAAGACCTGATCGCCATGGAAAATCCGTTAGCCAAAACCAAAGATACCGATTACATTTTTGTAACTTTTGTACTTCACTACCTGCCTATCGGGTTGGTTGGCTTGTTGCTCGCGGTAATATTTTCTGCGGCCATGTCTTCGACCTCTGCGGAGCTCAATGCCCTGGCAGCCACTACCGTAGTCGACCTTTACCGGCGTTCCATCGTCAAAGACAAGGATGACACCCATTACCTTAAGGCTTCAAAATGGTTTACGCTGGTATGGGGCGGCATTGCCCTGCTTTTTGCCGTCTTAGCCGACCTGTCTGAAAACCTGATCCAATTGGTCAATATTATTGGCTCCTTATTTTATGGCGTTATTTTAGGCGTTTTCATGGTGGCCTTTTTCATAAAATGGATCAAAGGGAAAGCCATTTTCATCGCAGCCATCATCACGGAAATCTTTATTTTGATCATCTTCACCCTGAGAATGATGGAGATTATTGAAATCGCCTATTTATGGTTGAATTTGATTGGGTGTATCGTTACGATAATCGTAGCAACGATTATCCAAATGAGCCTGCCCACGAACCCTGCAGTGCTGGATGGTAAGGAAGGTGATTAA
- a CDS encoding peptidylprolyl isomerase — MKKKWLIFLLFALYSCAALKNQEETYPIGQIITSKGEMLFWLYDDTPLHKASFIKLANENYWDTLTFNRVIENFVIQGGCPDTPEGFADSPYLIKPEFNEHIKHIYGAVGAGRDDNPGKLSAGCQLYIVQNKNGIPRLDGNYMIFGQVFKGLEVLDDIAKVETDSLDKPLVPIYLDVNVISLTEKQLKAYGYNPKK, encoded by the coding sequence ATGAAAAAAAAATGGTTGATCTTCCTCTTATTCGCTCTTTACTCATGCGCTGCCTTGAAAAACCAGGAAGAGACCTATCCCATCGGACAGATCATTACCTCCAAAGGTGAAATGCTTTTCTGGCTGTACGACGATACGCCCTTGCATAAGGCCAGTTTTATCAAATTGGCCAATGAAAATTATTGGGATACCTTGACTTTTAACCGGGTAATCGAAAATTTCGTCATCCAGGGCGGCTGCCCGGATACGCCGGAAGGGTTCGCCGATTCTCCTTATTTGATAAAACCTGAATTCAACGAGCATATCAAACATATTTACGGAGCAGTGGGCGCAGGTCGGGATGACAATCCTGGAAAGCTTTCCGCCGGATGCCAGCTGTACATCGTTCAAAATAAAAACGGTATTCCCAGGCTGGACGGGAATTATATGATCTTCGGGCAGGTTTTTAAAGGATTGGAGGTGCTGGATGATATTGCAAAAGTGGAAACCGATTCCCTGGACAAACCTTTGGTGCCCATTTACCTTGATGTAAATGTAATTTCATTGACTGAAAAGCAACTTAAAGCATACGGGTATAACCCAAAAAAATAA
- a CDS encoding NAD(P)/FAD-dependent oxidoreductase, with product MIQSYKQKHEVADYYDTIIIGSGMGSLTTGALLSKEGQKVLILERHYTAGGFTHVFKRKGYEWDVGIHYIGEVQRPDSLTKKLFDYVTDGQLQWADMGEVYDKIIIGDKSYDLVKGVQQFKAKLIEYFPDEKNAINDYVNLIFECTKTSRNFYVDKALPPVLSKLIGGWMRKPFNQFSDRTTYEVLKTITDNEELIRVLTGQYGDYGLPPKKSAFVMHAAVVRHYFNGGSFPIGGSSRIVETIDPVIAAAGGTILINAEVDKVVVKNNKATGVQMNDGRIFSAKNIVSGAGIMTTYKKLLPAEVVKQHKLPEQLQKINRSVSHACLYIGLKGSPRELELPKTNYWVYPGDTDHDTCVDRYVKNINEPFPVIYISFPSAKDPDWSNRYPGRSSIDIITLVPFDVFEKWEGSQWMKRGSEYDELKEKIAARLLDELYRQLPHLKGKVDHYELSSPLTTQHFVNYGKGEIYGIDHSPSRFRQRFLKPRTPIKNFYLTGQDIVTAGVAGALFSGVLTVGAMTGINVIKKIVSK from the coding sequence ATGATTCAATCCTATAAACAAAAGCATGAAGTAGCCGATTACTACGACACCATAATCATCGGATCCGGGATGGGGAGTTTGACTACGGGGGCCCTCCTTTCTAAAGAAGGGCAAAAGGTGCTTATCCTCGAACGTCATTATACCGCCGGTGGATTTACGCATGTATTCAAACGCAAAGGGTATGAATGGGATGTTGGCATTCATTACATCGGAGAAGTTCAACGCCCGGACAGCCTTACCAAAAAACTGTTTGACTATGTTACAGATGGCCAACTTCAGTGGGCAGATATGGGAGAGGTTTATGATAAAATTATCATCGGAGATAAATCTTATGATTTGGTTAAAGGCGTTCAGCAATTCAAGGCTAAATTAATCGAATACTTTCCCGACGAGAAAAACGCCATCAATGATTACGTCAATCTCATTTTTGAGTGCACGAAAACAAGCAGGAATTTTTATGTAGACAAAGCGCTGCCGCCAGTTCTCAGTAAACTCATCGGAGGCTGGATGCGCAAACCTTTTAACCAATTTTCCGACCGGACAACCTATGAGGTGCTTAAAACAATTACCGACAACGAGGAACTGATAAGGGTGTTAACAGGGCAATATGGAGATTATGGCCTGCCTCCTAAAAAAAGTGCTTTCGTGATGCATGCAGCGGTGGTTCGCCATTATTTCAATGGCGGCAGTTTCCCCATTGGAGGATCTTCCCGAATTGTAGAAACAATTGACCCCGTGATTGCCGCCGCCGGGGGCACCATTCTTATAAATGCAGAAGTGGACAAGGTCGTTGTAAAAAATAATAAAGCGACCGGCGTACAAATGAATGACGGCAGGATTTTCTCCGCCAAAAACATTGTCAGTGGAGCAGGCATCATGACGACCTATAAAAAATTACTGCCCGCCGAAGTGGTAAAACAGCATAAACTGCCCGAACAATTACAGAAAATCAATCGTTCGGTATCCCATGCATGTCTTTACATAGGATTAAAAGGATCGCCCCGGGAACTTGAACTGCCAAAAACCAATTATTGGGTATATCCTGGTGATACAGATCATGACACTTGTGTTGACAGGTATGTGAAGAACATCAATGAGCCCTTCCCGGTCATTTATATTTCTTTCCCTTCCGCTAAAGACCCCGATTGGTCCAACCGGTATCCTGGCCGGAGCAGCATCGACATCATTACCCTGGTGCCCTTTGACGTTTTCGAAAAATGGGAAGGCAGCCAATGGATGAAAAGAGGAAGTGAATACGACGAACTCAAGGAAAAAATTGCCGCCCGTTTACTCGATGAATTGTATAGGCAATTGCCCCATTTAAAGGGAAAAGTTGATCATTACGAACTTTCCTCTCCATTGACTACACAACATTTCGTCAACTACGGCAAGGGAGAGATCTATGGAATCGACCACTCGCCCAGCCGCTTTCGCCAAAGATTTCTCAAACCGCGGACACCGATAAAAAACTTTTACCTCACCGGGCAGGATATTGTGACCGCAGGTGTAGCCGGTGCTTTATTTTCGGGTGTTCTGACCGTAGGGGCTATGACGGGAATTAATGTGATAAAAAAGATAGTAAGTAAATAA
- a CDS encoding GtrA family protein — protein MISKIIIFLKAQMSAFIGGMVDYLVMIFFTEVFHFHYTLSIAIGGVIGAIVNFSINKKWTFHSPNIPYQQPLTRQFLKFVAVVINSIVLKAAGTHGITTFLGLDYKISRIITDLIVSIGFNYTLQKYWVFKKVDVVEEGEET, from the coding sequence ATGATCAGCAAAATCATCATTTTCTTAAAAGCGCAGATGTCCGCTTTTATCGGCGGAATGGTCGATTACCTGGTAATGATCTTTTTTACGGAAGTGTTTCATTTCCATTATACCCTATCCATTGCCATTGGAGGGGTCATCGGGGCGATCGTTAATTTTAGCATTAACAAAAAATGGACTTTTCATTCCCCAAACATTCCCTATCAACAGCCCCTCACCAGACAATTCCTGAAGTTTGTTGCGGTAGTGATCAATAGCATTGTTTTAAAAGCAGCCGGTACGCATGGCATCACTACCTTCCTGGGGTTGGATTATAAGATCAGCAGGATCATTACCGATCTCATCGTATCCATTGGATTCAACTATACGCTGCAAAAATACTGGGTATTTAAAAAGGTGGATGTGGTTGAGGAGGGAGAAGAAACATGA
- a CDS encoding CDP-alcohol phosphatidyltransferase family protein, with product MMKKGNISDKEAGKSITSDRKRTNILRDVEHNSISFLVKKMPSWLSSNMLTGIGFLGNFLVFLSFVAAAYLSKYCLLFGVFGFLVSWFGDSLDGRIAYYRNIPRKWYGFVLDITVDWIGILFIGLGFMIYVEAPWIYIGYAFVVLYGWEMLTAILRYKITGKYSIDSGILGPTEVRILISAILVLEVIFTGSIIYLGALAIVTLLVVNILSFNKLLDLANDRDRSEKKKLTK from the coding sequence ATGATGAAAAAAGGAAATATTTCAGATAAGGAGGCCGGAAAGTCCATCACAAGTGACCGAAAGAGAACGAATATTTTACGGGATGTGGAACATAACTCCATCAGCTTTTTAGTAAAAAAGATGCCTTCCTGGTTAAGTTCCAACATGCTTACAGGCATCGGTTTTTTGGGTAATTTTCTGGTTTTCCTGAGTTTTGTTGCCGCAGCCTATTTAAGCAAATATTGTCTGCTATTCGGGGTGTTTGGATTTTTAGTCAGCTGGTTTGGCGATTCGCTGGATGGTCGAATAGCTTATTACAGAAATATTCCCAGGAAATGGTATGGTTTTGTGCTCGATATTACGGTCGACTGGATAGGAATTCTTTTTATTGGTCTCGGTTTTATGATCTATGTGGAAGCACCATGGATCTATATCGGCTATGCTTTTGTCGTTTTGTATGGTTGGGAAATGTTGACTGCCATCTTACGATATAAAATTACCGGAAAATACTCAATAGATTCCGGAATTCTTGGCCCTACGGAAGTGCGGATCCTCATTTCCGCAATACTTGTCCTTGAGGTAATATTTACGGGATCAATTATTTATTTGGGTGCTTTAGCTATAGTAACTTTACTCGTCGTGAATATCCTTAGTTTTAATAAACTGTTGGATCTCGCCAATGACAGGGACCGGTCAGAGAAAAAGAAATTGACAAAATGA